One window from the genome of Plasmodium relictum strain SGS1 genome assembly, chromosome: 12 encodes:
- a CDS encoding mitochondrial ribosomal protein L28 precursor, putative: MPKNLNLFGKYLRRLGKSHKKGFKKKQIIHPVPVKAYGRVPSAASQTGLYHDEDFNYYTKVSYSLKKTRIKLKPNVFKKHIVSNILNTVIPNVRITTSALHAIDDAGGFDNYILRTSPEELRSNFGEKLRNVMYFYMSHPNIQSLSLPWKTFMNKFQQSDYYYAIYQHLRKKRLYELYKKKESGKYSPYYLPNDKNLHPQRQPFSLNTEINNLKLWYNNNKLLKKAFIDKLKEAKPFDQAYTDHHFLDSYKKGRGRGGGGKHGRTPRKRSKTYKYFEIRPY, from the coding sequence atgccTAAAAACTTAAATTTATTTGGAAAATACCTAAGAAGACTTGGTAAAAGTCATAAAAAaggttttaaaaaaaaacaaataattcACCCAGTTCCTGTTAAGGCATATGGTAGAGTACCTTCAGCTGCTTCACAGACTGGTCTATATCATGATGaagattttaattattatacaaAAGTAtcatattctttaaaaaaaacaagaaTTAAACTTAAACcaaatgtttttaaaaaacatattgtcagtaatatattaaatacaGTAATACCAAATGTTCGAATAACAACCAGCGCATTACATGCTATAGATGATGCAGGTGGCTttgataattatattttaagaacATCTCCCGAAGAACTTAGATCAAATTTTGGAGAAAAACTGAGAAAtgttatgtatttttatatgtcTCACCCTAATATTCAATCCTTATCTTTACCATGGAAAACttttatgaataaatttCAGCAAAGTGACTATTATTATGCAATTTATCAgcatttaagaaaaaaaagattatatgaattatataaaaaaaaagaatcagGAAAATATTCTCCTTATTATTTACCTAATGATAAAAATCTACATCCACAAAGACAACCATTTTCCTTAAATAcagaaattaataatttaaaattgtggtataataataataaattattaaaaaaggcttttattgataaattaaaagaagctAAGCCATTTGATCAAGCATATACAGATCATCATTTTTTAGATAGTTACAAAAAAGGGAGAGGAAGAGGAGGAGGAGGAAAACATGGAAGAACTCCTCGAAAGAGATCAAAaacttataaatattttgaaattagACCATACTAa